The following proteins are encoded in a genomic region of Haloarcula marina:
- a CDS encoding methyl-accepting chemotaxis protein, translating into MVHSIERGVVASILGQFGHALYQALVLGFAPSGVAPVLSVGGLVAAGVGAAYSLHRFSGASKRRSARLATLETENESLRTELSRTRTMRDELVGDLRTARASPMGADGRTGRPDAPVATTDGGVTAQSDVTVERLNEYLADCCATLDAASEGDLRQRMNAGTTSDAMNDLATEFNEMADAFEQTIDTAAEFSDDVAGSSEQVTAATEAVKEASESVAGTVQEIADVFHEQHQQISTISEEMSEMSATIEEIAASSNEVTEMADKTERRTVEGIEAGRDAHETMVQTVGRTDDVVETVQTLNQQMTEVGKIVDLIDNIAEQTNILALNASIEAAHASSGAENNGFGVVADEVKSLAEETKDATNQIEDLIEDIQDQTDDAVDEIIEMQESVEDGQEAVGEGLEALESIMEHVQETSSGVKEISNATDDQAATSEEVASIADDVAETSRKNVEEAEHVAAIAEEQNLALGEMYVNVRMLTMRAQQLSTLFERYETED; encoded by the coding sequence ATGGTACACTCTATAGAGCGAGGTGTCGTGGCATCTATACTGGGGCAGTTCGGCCACGCCCTGTATCAGGCACTCGTTCTCGGGTTCGCACCGTCGGGGGTGGCACCGGTTCTGTCGGTGGGGGGATTGGTCGCCGCGGGGGTTGGCGCGGCGTACTCACTACATCGGTTCAGCGGCGCGTCCAAACGGCGGTCGGCGCGCCTCGCCACACTCGAAACTGAGAACGAATCGCTCCGGACGGAACTCTCTCGCACCCGGACGATGCGGGACGAACTCGTCGGGGACTTGCGGACCGCACGGGCATCGCCGATGGGGGCCGACGGGCGGACCGGCCGTCCCGATGCGCCGGTCGCGACGACGGACGGCGGCGTCACCGCGCAGTCCGACGTGACCGTCGAGCGACTGAACGAATATCTCGCAGACTGCTGTGCGACGCTGGACGCCGCGAGCGAGGGCGACCTGCGACAGCGAATGAACGCGGGAACGACTTCCGACGCGATGAACGACCTCGCGACGGAGTTCAACGAGATGGCGGACGCCTTCGAACAGACCATCGACACCGCCGCCGAGTTCTCGGACGACGTGGCCGGGTCCTCGGAGCAGGTCACCGCCGCGACGGAAGCGGTCAAAGAGGCCTCCGAGAGCGTCGCGGGCACGGTGCAGGAAATCGCCGACGTGTTCCACGAACAGCACCAGCAGATTTCGACCATCAGCGAGGAGATGTCCGAGATGTCCGCGACCATCGAGGAAATCGCGGCGTCCTCGAACGAGGTCACCGAGATGGCCGACAAGACCGAGCGGCGTACCGTCGAGGGTATCGAGGCCGGACGGGACGCCCACGAGACGATGGTCCAGACCGTCGGCCGCACGGACGACGTGGTCGAGACGGTCCAGACGCTGAACCAGCAGATGACGGAGGTCGGTAAAATCGTGGACCTCATCGACAACATCGCCGAACAGACGAACATCCTCGCGCTCAACGCTTCTATCGAGGCCGCACACGCCTCCTCTGGGGCCGAGAACAACGGCTTCGGCGTCGTCGCCGACGAGGTCAAATCACTCGCCGAGGAGACCAAAGACGCGACGAACCAAATCGAGGACCTCATCGAGGACATTCAGGACCAGACCGACGACGCCGTCGACGAGATAATCGAGATGCAGGAGTCCGTCGAGGACGGGCAGGAGGCCGTCGGCGAAGGGCTCGAAGCGCTGGAATCCATCATGGAACACGTCCAGGAGACCAGTTCCGGCGTCAAGGAGATCAGCAACGCGACGGACGACCAGGCGGCAACCTCCGAGGAGGTGGCCTCCATCGCCGACGACGTGGCCGAGACGTCCCGGAAGAACGTCGAGGAAGCCGAACACGTCGCCGCTATCGCCGAGGAACAGAACCTCGCGCTGGGCGAGATGTACGTCAACGTGCGGATGCTGACGATGCGCGCCCAGCAGTTGAGCACGCTGTTCGAGCGCTACGAGACCGAGGACTGA
- a CDS encoding ABC transporter substrate-binding protein, which translates to MSRASSVRSGGDGVELLHRLVGGDGGAALDALLEGFERRHPDVSLGDVTDENLSLEVKSRILKENPPDVWIEWPGKNLQPYDDASVLGDVTEVWESGDMERNYLDGPKTASKFDGAYRAVPLNIHRINNLFFNVDLADEVGVDPASIDSPRAFADELQRIDRETDHVGMLFPMKNPWTVLQVWETVLLGEHGHDTYVGITDDSASAHRRAIVDALDIVKQYSQVATDDKLYMALTDANDRFIEGESVFFHQGDWAAGAYSESDRFRYHEDWDHVPFPGTENLYAMNMDAVISAAVVDDPEAVSKFLAYAGSPDGQKLFNQKKGSIPPRTDVDTSTFTPFLQEQQQAFQHSRAQPLSITHGIGVRPAQLIELKTAISTFVSTWDVDAVADDIVAAFDAT; encoded by the coding sequence ATGTCACGTGCTTCGTCGGTACGGAGTGGCGGCGACGGCGTCGAGTTGCTCCACCGACTGGTCGGTGGGGACGGCGGCGCGGCCTTGGACGCGCTGTTGGAGGGGTTCGAACGGCGACATCCCGACGTGTCGCTCGGCGACGTTACCGACGAGAACCTCAGCCTCGAAGTCAAGAGTCGCATCCTCAAGGAGAACCCCCCGGACGTGTGGATAGAGTGGCCCGGGAAGAACCTCCAACCGTACGACGACGCCAGCGTCCTCGGTGACGTCACGGAGGTTTGGGAGAGCGGCGACATGGAGCGGAACTACCTCGACGGGCCGAAGACGGCCTCGAAATTCGACGGCGCGTACCGGGCCGTCCCGCTCAACATCCACCGCATCAACAACCTCTTTTTCAACGTGGACCTCGCCGACGAGGTCGGCGTCGACCCCGCGAGCATCGACAGCCCTCGCGCGTTCGCGGACGAACTACAACGTATCGACCGGGAGACGGACCACGTCGGGATGCTGTTCCCGATGAAGAACCCGTGGACCGTCTTGCAGGTGTGGGAAACGGTCCTGCTGGGCGAACACGGTCACGACACCTACGTCGGCATCACCGACGATTCGGCGTCGGCCCACCGCCGGGCCATCGTCGACGCGCTGGACATCGTCAAACAGTACAGCCAGGTGGCTACTGACGACAAACTCTACATGGCGCTGACCGACGCCAACGACCGCTTCATCGAGGGCGAGTCGGTGTTCTTCCATCAGGGCGACTGGGCCGCCGGGGCCTACAGCGAGTCCGACCGCTTCCGCTACCACGAAGACTGGGACCACGTGCCGTTCCCCGGGACGGAGAACCTCTACGCGATGAACATGGACGCGGTCATCTCGGCCGCCGTCGTCGACGACCCCGAGGCCGTCTCGAAGTTCCTCGCGTACGCGGGGTCGCCCGACGGACAGAAGCTATTCAACCAGAAGAAAGGCTCCATCCCGCCGCGGACCGACGTGGACACCAGCACGTTCACGCCGTTCCTGCAAGAACAGCAACAGGCCTTCCAGCACTCCCGCGCCCAACCGCTCTCGATTACCCACGGTATCGGGGTTCGCCCGGCCCAACTCATCGAACTGAAGACGGCCATCTCGACGTTCGTCTCGACGTGGGACGTGGACGCGGTGGCCGACGACATCGTCGCCGCCTTCGACGCGACGTAA
- a CDS encoding mandelate racemase/muconate lactonizing enzyme family protein, which yields MGLANDIDYADLHDPNAEYTMRELSSETMGVTAKRGGGRDVEITDVQTTMVDGNFPWTLVRIYTDAGIVGTGEAYWGAGVPELIERMKPFVIGENPLDIDRLYEHLIQKMSGEGSVEGVTVTAISGIEIALHDLAGKILEIPAYQLLGGKYRDKMRVYCDCHTEEEADADACAAEARRVVDELGYDALKFDLDVPSGFEKDRANRHLRPGEIRHKAEIVEKVTEEVKDEADVAFDCHWTFSGGSGKRLAEAIEDYDVWWLEDPVPPENLEVQEEVTKSTTTPITVGENRYRVTEERRLIENQAVDLIAPDMPKVGGMRETRKIADVANQYYIPVAMHNVSSPIATMASAQVGAAVPNSLAVEYHSYELGWWDDLVEETVIENGYIEIPEEPGLGLTLDMDAVEEHMVDGDTLFDEE from the coding sequence ATGGGACTGGCGAACGACATCGACTACGCAGACCTGCACGACCCCAACGCCGAATACACGATGCGAGAGCTCTCGTCGGAGACGATGGGAGTGACCGCGAAGCGCGGTGGGGGCCGCGACGTGGAAATTACCGACGTTCAGACGACGATGGTCGACGGGAACTTCCCGTGGACTCTGGTCCGCATCTACACGGACGCGGGCATCGTCGGCACCGGTGAGGCCTACTGGGGGGCCGGCGTCCCGGAACTCATCGAGCGGATGAAGCCGTTCGTCATCGGCGAGAACCCGCTGGACATCGACCGCCTGTACGAACACCTCATCCAGAAGATGTCCGGCGAAGGGAGCGTCGAGGGCGTCACCGTCACCGCCATCTCCGGCATCGAAATCGCCCTGCACGACCTCGCGGGCAAGATTCTCGAAATCCCGGCCTACCAACTACTCGGCGGCAAGTACCGCGACAAGATGCGCGTCTACTGTGACTGCCACACCGAGGAAGAGGCAGACGCCGACGCCTGCGCCGCCGAGGCCCGCCGCGTCGTCGACGAACTCGGCTACGACGCCCTGAAGTTCGACCTCGACGTGCCGTCCGGGTTCGAGAAGGACCGCGCGAACCGTCACCTCCGCCCGGGCGAAATCCGCCACAAGGCCGAAATCGTCGAGAAGGTCACCGAGGAAGTCAAAGACGAGGCCGACGTGGCCTTCGACTGCCACTGGACCTTCTCCGGTGGCTCCGGCAAGCGACTCGCCGAAGCCATCGAGGACTACGACGTGTGGTGGCTGGAAGACCCCGTCCCGCCGGAGAACCTCGAAGTCCAAGAGGAAGTCACGAAGTCCACGACCACGCCCATCACCGTCGGCGAGAACCGCTACCGCGTGACCGAGGAGCGACGCCTCATCGAGAACCAGGCGGTCGACCTCATCGCGCCCGACATGCCCAAGGTCGGCGGTATGCGCGAGACCCGGAAAATCGCGGACGTGGCGAACCAGTACTACATCCCCGTCGCGATGCACAACGTCTCCTCGCCCATCGCGACGATGGCGAGCGCACAGGTCGGCGCGGCCGTCCCGAACTCGCTGGCCGTCGAGTACCACTCCTACGAACTCGGCTGGTGGGACGACCTCGTCGAGGAGACGGTCATCGAGAACGGTTACATCGAGATTCCGGAGGAACCGGGTCTCGGCCTGACGCTCGACATGGACGCCGTCGAGGAGCACATGGTCGACGGCGACACGCTGTTCGACGAGGAGTGA
- a CDS encoding sensor histidine kinase, with amino-acid sequence MLVGTVYVGTESHERDIYDQQQQSVDRTANTTAMILDQRVRTAILDLRLLATVAGDSEVDTEMARGFLRGSQYTSVVVTDPGETHRTVAGPYGNRLNDRVPGFRTEFQWTSKNHTLEQSSAFGSEGVLILAVPLRDGNVTVGVVAATVPMDAETLFRDIRRYLPEQQTVRIVSERQLLYNQQRALLYEHSETISDPITATTSMETTNWEIIVRDSQSESLRAISRARQLQTGSVSVVVLVLSLFGIWWYTTTIRRVSEIQTGLKALEQGRYESRLSFGGSTEMTRIAAEFNELAQRLEERRTQLQVLSRVFRHNLRNDLTVALGRIGVLTERVDAETELEQLDTVASTLEDLAETGEKVRVVEDVLDGEKLIERPVDIVAVVDRAVSAVNHSGEITHDGPPECLVVGNELLGRAVREILKNTSEHAGAAPQVEIEVRTQGSTVELVVRDDGPGIPENELRVLEERKEDPLDHSNGVGLWLVTWIVGEAGGDVTAERLPTNGTEIRLSLRQHDSESE; translated from the coding sequence GTGCTCGTCGGAACAGTCTACGTCGGTACGGAGAGTCACGAACGAGACATCTACGACCAGCAACAACAATCGGTCGACAGGACAGCGAACACGACGGCGATGATTCTGGACCAACGCGTCCGGACCGCGATATTGGACCTCCGACTGCTCGCGACCGTCGCCGGCGATTCGGAGGTGGATACGGAGATGGCACGGGGCTTTCTCAGAGGGAGCCAGTACACTTCCGTCGTGGTCACTGACCCAGGAGAGACGCACCGAACCGTTGCTGGCCCGTATGGAAACCGCTTGAACGACAGGGTGCCGGGATTCAGAACCGAGTTCCAGTGGACATCGAAAAACCACACGCTCGAACAGTCGTCGGCGTTCGGATCGGAGGGTGTACTCATCCTTGCCGTCCCACTCCGCGACGGAAACGTGACCGTCGGCGTCGTCGCAGCTACCGTTCCGATGGACGCCGAGACACTCTTTCGGGACATCAGGAGATATCTCCCCGAACAGCAAACGGTCAGGATAGTCTCGGAGCGACAACTATTGTACAACCAACAGCGAGCGCTCCTGTACGAGCATTCTGAGACCATATCTGACCCAATCACGGCGACGACATCGATGGAGACGACGAACTGGGAAATAATCGTTCGAGACAGTCAGAGCGAATCGCTACGCGCGATTTCGCGCGCTCGACAACTCCAAACAGGGTCAGTCAGCGTCGTTGTTCTCGTCCTCAGCCTGTTCGGCATTTGGTGGTACACGACGACCATCAGGCGGGTATCAGAGATACAAACTGGTCTGAAAGCCCTCGAACAAGGACGGTACGAAAGCCGTCTCTCCTTCGGAGGGAGCACCGAGATGACGAGAATCGCAGCCGAGTTCAACGAACTCGCACAACGATTGGAGGAGCGACGGACGCAACTACAGGTGCTTTCTCGCGTATTCCGTCACAACCTCCGGAACGACCTCACTGTCGCACTGGGCCGCATTGGTGTGTTGACCGAGCGAGTCGACGCCGAGACTGAATTAGAACAGCTCGATACGGTAGCGTCGACGCTGGAAGACCTCGCCGAGACGGGAGAGAAGGTACGGGTCGTCGAAGACGTATTAGACGGGGAGAAACTCATCGAACGCCCGGTAGATATCGTTGCGGTCGTCGACCGAGCAGTCTCTGCAGTCAACCACTCCGGAGAGATCACCCACGACGGACCTCCCGAGTGTCTCGTCGTCGGGAACGAACTACTCGGTCGCGCGGTCCGTGAGATACTTAAAAACACGTCTGAGCACGCCGGAGCAGCCCCACAGGTCGAAATCGAGGTCCGAACGCAAGGGTCGACAGTCGAACTCGTCGTTCGAGACGACGGGCCGGGAATACCGGAGAACGAACTACGTGTCCTCGAAGAGCGGAAAGAAGACCCCCTCGACCATTCGAACGGGGTCGGGTTGTGGCTCGTGACGTGGATTGTCGGCGAAGCAGGCGGTGACGTGACTGCCGAACGACTCCCCACAAATGGCACGGAAATTCGGCTCAGCCTCCGGCAGCACGACTCGGAAAGCGAGTGA
- a CDS encoding AMP-binding protein, whose translation MSEFADGPQAWVGAWSEKRAALTPDREALVDATTGERFTYRELDRRANRAARLLSAHGVADGGRVAVVSRNRPALVDLFFATGKTGGVLAPLSHRLAPPELGTLLDRVDPGLLVVEQPFVDDVRTALDDAEDVDATLLLVRTAGDEAGAPADFDTYESALPDEDSAVETPDISPSDPHLLLHTGGSTGTPKETVITHRAVVWNSMNTITGWGLRADDVTPMVFPMFHTGGWNVLTVPLWHMGGTVVIAREFDPGDLLRVVETEGGTVLVAVPAVLRMMADHDDWARTDLSSLRFVKSGGGPCRQAVMDAWWDRGVDLSQGYGLTECGPNNFVMPDGWPREKADSVGKPAMHVDARIVADDGHVVENGAVGELQLRSPHAADGYLDNAAETAATFGEGWVATGDLARVDADGYFHIEGRTKHMFVSGGENVYPAEVEDAIADYAGVAEVVVVPVSDEQWGQVGKAVVELAADAEEFALTDLREFLDGRLAGFKHPRRLAFAEEIPTSGPSKIDREAVAERFDG comes from the coding sequence ATGTCTGAGTTCGCCGACGGCCCGCAGGCGTGGGTCGGTGCGTGGAGCGAGAAGCGCGCGGCGCTGACGCCGGACCGCGAGGCCCTGGTCGACGCGACGACGGGCGAACGGTTCACCTACCGAGAGTTGGACCGCAGGGCGAATCGGGCGGCGCGCCTGCTCTCCGCCCACGGCGTCGCGGACGGGGGCCGCGTCGCCGTCGTCTCGCGCAACCGACCCGCCTTGGTCGACCTCTTTTTCGCCACTGGGAAGACCGGCGGCGTCCTCGCCCCGCTCTCACACCGCCTCGCTCCCCCGGAACTGGGGACGCTCCTCGACAGGGTCGACCCCGGACTGCTCGTCGTCGAGCAACCGTTCGTCGACGACGTTCGGACCGCCCTCGACGACGCGGAAGACGTGGACGCGACCCTCCTTCTCGTCCGGACAGCGGGAGACGAGGCTGGCGCGCCCGCCGATTTCGACACCTACGAGTCCGCGCTTCCCGACGAGGACAGCGCCGTCGAGACGCCCGACATCTCCCCGTCGGACCCTCACCTCCTCTTGCACACCGGCGGGTCGACCGGGACGCCGAAAGAGACGGTCATCACGCATCGGGCCGTCGTCTGGAACTCGATGAACACGATTACGGGGTGGGGCCTGCGCGCCGACGACGTGACGCCGATGGTGTTCCCGATGTTCCACACCGGCGGCTGGAACGTCCTCACGGTCCCGCTGTGGCACATGGGCGGGACCGTCGTCATCGCGCGGGAGTTCGACCCCGGTGACCTCCTTCGAGTCGTCGAGACGGAGGGCGGGACCGTCCTCGTCGCGGTTCCGGCCGTCCTCCGCATGATGGCCGACCACGACGACTGGGCGAGGACGGACCTCTCGTCGCTCCGGTTCGTCAAATCGGGGGGCGGTCCTTGCCGTCAGGCCGTCATGGACGCGTGGTGGGACCGCGGGGTCGACCTCTCCCAGGGCTACGGCCTCACCGAGTGCGGCCCCAACAACTTCGTGATGCCCGACGGATGGCCCCGAGAGAAAGCCGATTCGGTGGGGAAACCGGCCATGCACGTCGACGCCCGAATCGTGGCCGACGACGGCCACGTCGTCGAAAACGGCGCGGTCGGGGAACTCCAACTGCGCTCCCCCCACGCTGCCGACGGCTATCTCGACAACGCCGCGGAGACGGCCGCCACCTTCGGCGAGGGGTGGGTGGCGACGGGCGACCTCGCGCGCGTGGACGCGGACGGGTACTTCCACATCGAGGGGCGCACCAAGCACATGTTCGTCAGCGGCGGCGAGAACGTCTACCCCGCGGAAGTAGAGGACGCCATCGCCGACTACGCGGGCGTCGCCGAAGTCGTCGTCGTCCCCGTTTCCGACGAGCAGTGGGGGCAAGTCGGCAAAGCCGTCGTGGAGTTGGCTGCCGACGCCGAGGAGTTCGCCCTCACGGACCTCCGGGAGTTCCTCGACGGCCGCCTCGCCGGATTCAAACACCCTCGCCGTCTCGCATTCGCCGAGGAGATTCCGACGAGCGGTCCGTCGAAGATAGACCGCGAAGCCGTCGCCGAGCGATTCGACGGATAA
- a CDS encoding alpha/beta fold hydrolase — protein sequence MPNAYNDGVRLAYERFGPSDAETVVFVEGIGYGRWMWRWQRRAVEDAYDTIVWDNRGTGDSGEPEGPYTMAQMADDLGAVLDDAGVDAAHVVGASMGGMIAQQFALADDRVRSLTLMCTSPGGPEEEPIPEETLERMYGVPDDLDERAAIRYKMAPAMTDAFQRDNPGLIERIVDWRLASDASEQARQWQGAAVEAFDVHDRLGEIRVPALVLHGTADRVVPVENGELLATGLPDAELVRLDGAPHLLFIERADDVNDHLTEFLADV from the coding sequence ATGCCTAACGCGTACAACGACGGGGTCCGACTCGCGTACGAGCGGTTCGGCCCGTCGGACGCCGAGACGGTGGTGTTCGTCGAGGGAATCGGCTACGGCCGTTGGATGTGGCGCTGGCAGCGCCGGGCCGTCGAAGACGCCTACGACACCATCGTCTGGGACAACCGCGGCACCGGCGACTCCGGCGAACCTGAAGGACCCTACACGATGGCACAGATGGCCGACGACCTCGGGGCGGTCCTCGACGACGCCGGCGTCGACGCGGCCCACGTCGTCGGCGCGAGCATGGGCGGGATGATAGCTCAGCAGTTCGCGCTGGCCGACGACCGGGTTCGGTCTCTGACGCTCATGTGCACGTCGCCGGGCGGTCCCGAGGAGGAACCCATCCCCGAGGAAACCCTCGAACGGATGTACGGCGTCCCCGACGACCTCGACGAGCGCGCGGCGATTCGCTACAAGATGGCTCCCGCGATGACCGACGCCTTCCAGCGGGACAATCCCGGCCTCATAGAGCGCATCGTCGACTGGCGTCTGGCGTCCGACGCCAGCGAGCAGGCCCGTCAGTGGCAGGGCGCGGCGGTCGAAGCGTTCGACGTTCACGACCGCCTCGGCGAAATTCGCGTTCCGGCGCTCGTCCTCCACGGGACCGCAGACCGCGTCGTCCCAGTCGAGAACGGCGAACTGCTGGCGACGGGCCTCCCCGACGCCGAACTCGTCCGCCTCGACGGCGCGCCGCACCTCCTGTTCATCGAACGCGCCGACGACGTGAACGACCACCTCACGGAGTTCCTCGCCGATGTCTGA
- a CDS encoding 3-oxoacyl-ACP synthase: protein MTVHVTGLGTYLPEATMTGAEIAERSGIPEAVVTEKMGVRRKYVCPPDGDHPSEMCVTAAEAALRDAGPDDSALPTTALDAVRYHGSEFKDYVVWNAAAAVAHKLGADGAAATESYALCAGLPVAMREAKALLDADPGIDSLLLVAASREEDLVDYDDPDTSFMFTFGSGATAFVLERDAPGRALARVRESATLTDGSFAEDVVVPVGGTRRPPSEETVTDGGHSLRVRDHERMKRRLAEVSLPNFRRVADDALARSGYDRGDIDFAAITHMKRSFHESLSDDLGLTDDEQRYLDEFGHVQSCDQGLALDTVRHDLTDGDVVLCLAAGTGYTWAATVLEWCS, encoded by the coding sequence GTGACGGTCCACGTCACCGGCCTCGGCACCTACCTCCCCGAGGCGACGATGACCGGGGCCGAAATCGCCGAGCGTAGCGGTATCCCGGAAGCCGTCGTCACCGAGAAGATGGGGGTCCGGCGGAAGTACGTCTGCCCGCCCGACGGCGACCATCCCTCGGAGATGTGCGTCACGGCCGCCGAGGCCGCCCTGCGCGACGCCGGTCCCGACGATTCGGCCCTCCCCACTACTGCGCTCGATGCCGTGCGCTACCACGGCAGCGAGTTCAAGGACTACGTGGTCTGGAACGCCGCCGCGGCCGTCGCCCACAAACTGGGTGCCGACGGCGCCGCCGCCACCGAGAGCTACGCGCTCTGTGCGGGCCTTCCGGTGGCGATGCGGGAGGCCAAGGCACTGCTGGACGCCGACCCCGGCATCGACAGCCTCCTCCTCGTGGCCGCCAGTCGCGAGGAAGACCTGGTCGACTACGACGACCCCGACACCTCGTTCATGTTCACCTTCGGGAGCGGCGCGACGGCGTTCGTTCTCGAACGTGATGCGCCCGGGCGCGCCCTGGCGCGAGTTCGCGAGAGCGCGACGCTGACGGACGGCAGTTTCGCCGAAGACGTGGTCGTGCCCGTCGGCGGGACTCGGCGGCCGCCGAGTGAGGAAACGGTGACCGACGGCGGCCACTCACTCCGGGTACGGGACCACGAGCGGATGAAACGACGCCTCGCCGAGGTGAGCCTCCCGAATTTCCGCCGGGTCGCCGACGACGCGCTGGCGCGGTCCGGATACGACCGCGGCGACATCGACTTCGCCGCTATCACCCACATGAAACGGTCGTTCCACGAATCCCTCTCTGACGACCTCGGATTGACCGACGACGAGCAGCGATATCTCGACGAGTTCGGCCACGTGCAGAGTTGCGACCAGGGTTTGGCTCTCGATACCGTCCGACACGACCTGACCGACGGCGACGTAGTGCTCTGTCTCGCCGCCGGAACCGGGTACACGTGGGCGGCGACGGTGTTGGAGTGGTGTAGCTGA
- a CDS encoding branched-chain amino acid ABC transporter permease: MTTVLYFGLFAMSFDFISGYTGYLSFGHAAFYGTGAYTVILVANGLVPLFPTSTPFMISLLVGGVFAVVLAVVIGLVSFRLSGVYFAMITLGFAQVLYIFVRGWDYVAANPRDGPSVGGTHPAGFEIGIPGVDQLNLAIGVLAGEEATVLGHTLGSTAVSYYMVGLVALGCYFAMQRILHSPFGRVMLAIRENEERAIAIGYNTYLYKLGAFAISGFFGAIAGGLFAGFRRSATPESSFYFLTTGDALLASIIGGFGTLAGPLYGHLFDETVREFLSKSGQGGGLLPYLRAGLGDQALATPILGDMTLGVLIDTLLNGHASLYVGIVFVLFVLYVPDGLLGTVRTRVGGTLADAARDRFRDDHSTPERTEGDDE, from the coding sequence ATGACTACGGTGCTGTACTTCGGCCTGTTCGCGATGTCGTTCGATTTCATCAGCGGCTACACCGGCTACCTCTCGTTCGGCCACGCCGCCTTCTACGGGACCGGCGCGTACACGGTCATCCTCGTCGCCAACGGTCTGGTTCCGCTGTTCCCGACGAGCACGCCGTTCATGATTTCGCTGCTCGTCGGCGGCGTGTTCGCAGTGGTGCTGGCCGTGGTCATCGGACTCGTCTCCTTCCGCCTCTCGGGCGTCTACTTCGCGATGATTACGCTTGGGTTCGCGCAGGTATTGTACATCTTCGTCCGCGGTTGGGACTACGTGGCGGCGAATCCACGCGACGGCCCCTCCGTCGGCGGCACGCACCCCGCTGGCTTCGAAATCGGCATCCCCGGCGTCGACCAGTTGAACCTCGCCATCGGCGTGCTGGCCGGTGAGGAGGCGACGGTGTTGGGCCACACGCTCGGTAGTACCGCAGTCTCCTACTACATGGTCGGACTGGTCGCTCTCGGGTGCTACTTCGCGATGCAGCGCATCCTCCACTCGCCGTTCGGCCGCGTGATGCTCGCCATCCGCGAGAACGAGGAGCGCGCCATCGCCATCGGCTACAACACGTACCTGTACAAACTGGGGGCGTTCGCCATCAGCGGGTTCTTCGGAGCCATCGCTGGCGGCCTGTTCGCGGGCTTCCGGCGGTCCGCGACCCCGGAGAGTTCCTTCTACTTCCTGACGACCGGCGACGCCCTGCTGGCGAGCATCATCGGCGGGTTCGGCACGCTGGCCGGGCCGTTGTACGGTCACCTGTTCGACGAGACCGTTCGTGAGTTCCTCTCGAAGTCCGGACAGGGCGGCGGTCTGCTGCCGTACCTCCGGGCCGGTCTCGGCGACCAAGCGCTCGCCACGCCAATCTTAGGCGACATGACGCTCGGCGTCCTCATCGACACCCTGTTGAACGGCCACGCGAGCCTCTACGTCGGCATCGTGTTCGTCCTGTTCGTTCTCTACGTCCCGGACGGCTTACTGGGGACGGTCCGGACCCGCGTCGGCGGGACGCTCGCGGACGCCGCCCGCGACCGATTCCGCGACGACCATTCGACCCCCGAACGCACGGAGGGCGACGACGAGTGA